One Methylobacterium oryzae DNA window includes the following coding sequences:
- a CDS encoding cytochrome P450, with translation MPDATLLDQVKDFANRPNPYPVYAKLRENPVSRQDDGTEAGTWVAATHGTIARLLQDPRVSSETLPPADRPRTGNPLTDLIVKPLKDWMMDRHRVFIFRDPPDHDALRSAVMHQFSRERVQAMRARSDRLVADLLNEKCGAREIDAVDDLAYPLPVTVICELFGVPREDEPKFHGWATQLATALEPDSLSDPEIRAANSRTFDAIGGYMGDLIREKRRHPQDDMLSGLANHATPAGVKMGDYDLIATSILMLVAGHETTVNLITNGLLTLLRHPDELERLRQDPLRAPRLIEELLRYEPPVQFRTRRTLSPIDIAGVTIPEGADLVLLLASGNRDAAVFPDPDRFDPDRSGIRHLGFGGGLHYCVGAPLARFEAEAALTALARRLKAPRLVEDPPPYRPGAALRGPEHLRVAIDGIA, from the coding sequence ATGCCCGACGCCACCCTCCTCGACCAGGTCAAGGACTTCGCCAACCGGCCGAACCCCTATCCGGTCTACGCGAAGCTGCGGGAGAATCCTGTCTCGCGCCAGGACGACGGCACCGAGGCGGGCACCTGGGTGGCGGCGACCCACGGCACCATCGCGCGCCTGCTGCAGGACCCGCGGGTCAGCTCCGAGACCCTGCCCCCGGCCGACCGGCCGCGCACCGGCAACCCCCTCACCGACCTGATCGTCAAGCCGCTCAAGGACTGGATGATGGACCGGCACCGGGTCTTCATCTTCCGCGACCCGCCGGACCACGACGCCCTGCGCTCGGCGGTGATGCACCAGTTCTCCCGCGAGCGCGTCCAGGCGATGCGCGCCCGCTCCGACCGGCTGGTGGCCGACCTGCTCAACGAGAAGTGCGGTGCCCGGGAGATCGACGCGGTCGACGACCTCGCCTACCCGCTGCCCGTGACGGTGATCTGCGAGCTGTTCGGCGTGCCCCGGGAGGACGAGCCGAAATTCCACGGCTGGGCGACGCAGCTCGCCACCGCGCTGGAGCCCGACAGCCTGTCCGACCCCGAGATCCGCGCCGCGAACAGCCGGACCTTCGACGCGATCGGCGGCTACATGGGCGACCTGATCAGGGAGAAGCGCAGGCACCCGCAGGACGACATGCTGTCGGGCCTCGCCAACCACGCCACCCCGGCCGGCGTGAAGATGGGCGACTACGACCTGATCGCCACCTCGATCCTGATGCTGGTCGCCGGGCACGAGACCACCGTGAACCTGATCACCAACGGCCTGTTGACCCTGCTGCGGCATCCGGACGAGCTGGAGCGCCTGCGGCAGGACCCGCTCCGGGCGCCGCGGCTGATCGAGGAGTTGCTCCGCTACGAGCCGCCGGTGCAGTTCCGGACACGACGGACGCTGTCGCCCATCGACATCGCCGGGGTCACGATCCCCGAGGGGGCCGATCTCGTGCTGCTGCTGGCCTCCGGCAACCGCGACGCGGCCGTCTTCCCCGACCCCGATCGGTTCGACCCGGACCGCAGCGGGATCCGCCATCTCGGCTTCGGCGGCGGCCTGCACTACTGCGTGGGCGCGCCGCTGGCCCGGTTCGAGGCCGAGGCGGCGCTCACCGCCCTCGCCCGCCGGCTGAAGGCGCCGCGTCTGGTCGAGGACCCGCCACCCTACCGGCCGGGCGCCGCCCTGCGCGGCCCGGAGCACCTGCGGGTGGCGATCGACGGGATCGCCTGA
- a CDS encoding class I adenylate-forming enzyme family protein has product MSPDPRIPAGWPALPFREAEARLTASGGPFAIATVPIRGVPTRIWEKAPPTLGDLFRIARGHGDKTFVVYQDERVTFTGFARAATALARALVEAGVRKGDRVAIAQRNLPEWPVSYFGALLAGAIATPLNAWWTGPELAYGLQHSGARVLIADGERFDRLAPHLRECPALERVLTTRTAPDLRATPLTDIVGRVHDWGALPDLPTPDVALDPEDDATLFYTSGTTGKPKGAVGTHRAAATTVMAYPYSAARSALRRGEAPPKPDPAAPQRAALLVIPLFHVTGCHASLGAALYGGHRLVMMHRWDAAAALDLIEREGCTSAGGVPTIAWQLASAAREAGRPLPTLEGVTYGGAPAAGDLVRALGEALPRVVPGTGWGMTETSATFTHHQGEDYLAHPESCGPPLPVCEVRILDPLGQDLPPGSVGELCVKGPNVVRGYWDDPAATAEVLSEGWLRTGDLARADEEGFLTIVDRIKDMLIRGGENIYCCEVENALYAHPDVIDAVVLPVPHPTLGEEPGAIVVLAEGAETDPEAIRAFAAERLAAFKVPVRIEIWDGLLPRNPAGKILRAPLRAVFAAGSAQNGSPSSSGR; this is encoded by the coding sequence ATGAGCCCCGATCCCCGCATCCCCGCCGGCTGGCCGGCCCTGCCCTTCCGCGAGGCCGAGGCGCGGCTCACCGCGTCAGGTGGGCCCTTCGCCATCGCCACGGTGCCGATCCGGGGTGTGCCGACCCGGATCTGGGAGAAGGCCCCGCCGACGCTGGGCGACCTGTTCCGGATCGCCCGGGGGCACGGGGACAAGACCTTCGTGGTCTACCAGGACGAGCGCGTGACCTTCACGGGCTTCGCCCGCGCCGCCACCGCCCTGGCGCGGGCTCTGGTCGAGGCCGGCGTGCGCAAGGGCGACCGGGTCGCCATCGCGCAGCGCAACCTGCCCGAATGGCCGGTGAGCTATTTCGGCGCGCTGCTCGCCGGCGCCATCGCCACGCCGCTCAACGCGTGGTGGACCGGGCCCGAACTCGCCTACGGCCTGCAGCATTCCGGGGCGCGGGTGCTGATCGCCGACGGCGAGCGCTTCGACCGGCTCGCCCCGCACCTGCGCGAATGCCCGGCCCTGGAGCGGGTCCTCACCACCCGGACCGCGCCGGACCTCCGGGCGACGCCGCTCACCGACATCGTCGGCCGGGTCCACGACTGGGGCGCCCTCCCCGACCTGCCCACGCCGGACGTCGCCCTCGACCCGGAGGACGACGCGACCCTGTTCTACACCTCCGGCACCACCGGCAAGCCGAAGGGCGCGGTCGGCACCCACCGGGCGGCCGCTACCACGGTGATGGCCTACCCCTACTCGGCGGCGCGCAGCGCCCTGCGCCGGGGCGAGGCGCCGCCGAAGCCCGACCCGGCCGCGCCGCAGCGGGCGGCGCTGCTGGTAATCCCGCTGTTCCACGTCACCGGCTGCCACGCGAGCCTGGGGGCGGCCCTCTACGGCGGCCACCGGCTGGTGATGATGCACCGCTGGGACGCCGCCGCGGCCCTCGACCTGATCGAGCGGGAGGGCTGCACCAGCGCGGGCGGCGTGCCGACCATCGCGTGGCAGCTCGCCAGCGCGGCCCGGGAGGCCGGCCGGCCGCTGCCGACCCTCGAGGGCGTCACCTACGGCGGCGCCCCGGCCGCCGGCGACCTCGTGCGGGCGCTGGGCGAGGCCCTGCCGCGGGTCGTCCCGGGCACCGGCTGGGGCATGACCGAGACCTCGGCGACCTTCACCCACCACCAGGGCGAGGATTACCTCGCCCACCCGGAATCCTGCGGACCGCCCCTGCCGGTCTGCGAGGTGCGGATCCTCGATCCCCTCGGGCAGGATCTGCCGCCGGGCAGCGTCGGCGAGCTGTGCGTGAAGGGCCCGAACGTGGTCCGCGGCTACTGGGACGACCCGGCCGCCACCGCGGAGGTCCTCTCCGAGGGCTGGCTGCGCACCGGCGACCTCGCCCGCGCCGACGAGGAGGGCTTCCTGACCATCGTCGACCGGATCAAGGACATGCTGATCCGCGGCGGCGAGAACATCTACTGCTGCGAGGTCGAGAACGCCCTTTACGCGCACCCGGACGTGATCGACGCCGTGGTGCTGCCGGTGCCCCACCCGACGCTGGGCGAGGAGCCCGGCGCCATCGTGGTGCTGGCCGAGGGCGCCGAGACCGACCCGGAGGCGATCCGCGCCTTCGCGGCCGAGCGGCTCGCGGCGTTCAAGGTGCCGGTGCGGATCGAGATCTGGGACGGGCTCCTGCCCCGCAATCCCGCCGGGAAGATCCTGCGGGCGCCCCTGCGGGCGGTGTTCGCGGCGGGCTCAGCTCAGAACGGCTCGCCCTCGTCGTCCGGGCGATAG
- a CDS encoding phytanoyl-CoA dioxygenase family protein, translating into MAQGFARAASLARTVGTTVRNLALGRDDVPPLAPHLPPAPSHTVDADIPVDIGCIKVFRAESFPESGPSPWLDQPDALDIVARRVARREITPRQAEICRSWVEHGYYVLRGAIDPDTIDEVWAAYEAAIAGGDLTLAPEKAAPDDPHPGRYLNPHLKVEAIDRLLKHPVLMNFSSMVLGRPAIPFQTIASHKGSQQSEHSDSIHMTTYPLGYLAACWVAMEDIHADAGPLVYYPGTHRLPYLFSHDVGITTDEFRERGYGAYSERYEPAIKQEIREHGATPAYFTARKGDVLFWHANLLHGGSARADMQRSRKALVHHYFAEGCICYHDLSATTSAVHGPVESLPTCGASSPDIAVRERISL; encoded by the coding sequence ATGGCTCAGGGGTTTGCGCGCGCTGCGTCGCTGGCGCGCACGGTGGGGACCACGGTGCGCAACCTCGCCCTCGGGCGCGACGACGTCCCGCCCCTCGCGCCCCACCTGCCGCCCGCGCCGTCCCACACGGTCGACGCCGACATCCCGGTCGATATCGGCTGCATCAAGGTGTTCCGGGCCGAGAGCTTCCCGGAATCCGGGCCGAGCCCCTGGCTCGATCAGCCCGACGCCCTCGACATCGTCGCGCGCCGCGTCGCGCGCCGGGAGATCACGCCCCGGCAGGCCGAGATCTGCCGGTCCTGGGTGGAGCACGGCTACTACGTCCTGCGCGGCGCGATCGATCCCGACACGATCGACGAGGTCTGGGCCGCCTACGAGGCCGCGATCGCCGGCGGCGACCTGACCCTCGCCCCCGAGAAGGCGGCGCCGGACGATCCCCATCCGGGCCGCTACCTCAACCCGCACCTGAAGGTCGAGGCGATCGACCGGCTGCTGAAGCACCCCGTGCTGATGAACTTCAGCAGCATGGTGCTCGGCCGCCCCGCGATCCCGTTCCAGACCATCGCGTCCCACAAGGGCAGCCAGCAATCCGAGCACTCGGACTCGATCCACATGACGACCTACCCGCTCGGCTACCTGGCCGCCTGCTGGGTCGCCATGGAGGACATCCACGCTGATGCGGGGCCGCTGGTCTACTATCCCGGCACCCACCGCCTGCCGTACCTGTTCAGCCACGACGTCGGCATCACCACGGACGAGTTCCGCGAGCGCGGCTACGGTGCCTATTCCGAGCGCTACGAACCGGCGATCAAGCAGGAGATCCGGGAGCACGGGGCGACGCCGGCCTACTTCACGGCGCGCAAGGGCGACGTGCTGTTCTGGCACGCGAACCTGCTGCACGGCGGTTCCGCGCGGGCCGACATGCAGCGCTCCCGCAAGGCCCTGGTGCACCACTACTTCGCGGAAGGCTGCATCTGCTACCACGACCTCTCGGCGACGACGTCGGCGGTGCACGGCCCCGTCGAGAGCCTGCCGACCTGCGGCGCGTCGAGCCCCGACATCGCGGTGCGCGAGCGGATCAGCCTGTAA
- a CDS encoding ferredoxin, with product MSAPADASSGPPPGLRVSVDLNLCQAYAQCCYAAPRHFRIEGHEALFYDPAPAARDRDDIERARVACPVQAIRVEDPERGA from the coding sequence ATGTCCGCCCCTGCCGATGCGTCCTCCGGCCCCCCGCCCGGCCTGCGGGTGAGCGTCGATCTCAACCTGTGCCAGGCCTATGCCCAGTGCTGCTACGCGGCGCCGCGGCACTTCCGCATCGAGGGGCACGAGGCCCTGTTCTACGATCCCGCCCCCGCCGCGCGGGACAGGGACGACATCGAGCGGGCGCGCGTCGCCTGCCCGGTCCAGGCGATCCGGGTCGAGGATCCGGAGCGGGGCGCCTGA
- a CDS encoding gamma-glutamyl-gamma-aminobutyrate hydrolase family protein, with product MARPVIGVIGNARLIDSRFPAQIVGENNMRAVAAVAGALPLMFAAVPTITDLGDLLDTVDGVLLTGGRANVHPARFNTEPCAAHEPYDEDRDAVALPLIEACVAGGVPLFGICRGFQEMNVAFGGSLHPEIRDLPGRLNHRMPRLANGEIHPDLELIFADRHEVRLTPGGAFARLLERETIRVNSLHGQGILEPGGRIVIEGLAEDDTVEAIRVRDAAGFALGVQWHAEHDPATNPINRTLFEAFGAAAATRHRARRAGRG from the coding sequence ATGGCGAGACCCGTGATCGGCGTCATCGGCAACGCGCGCCTGATCGACAGCCGCTTCCCGGCGCAGATCGTCGGCGAGAACAACATGCGGGCGGTCGCCGCGGTGGCCGGCGCCCTGCCGCTGATGTTCGCCGCCGTCCCGACGATCACCGACCTCGGGGACCTCCTCGACACCGTGGACGGCGTCCTGCTCACGGGGGGCCGCGCCAACGTCCATCCGGCGCGCTTCAACACCGAGCCCTGCGCGGCGCACGAGCCCTACGACGAGGATCGCGACGCCGTGGCGCTGCCCCTGATCGAGGCCTGCGTGGCGGGGGGCGTGCCGCTGTTCGGCATCTGCCGCGGCTTCCAGGAGATGAACGTCGCCTTCGGGGGCAGCCTGCACCCGGAGATCCGCGATCTGCCGGGCCGGCTCAACCACCGCATGCCGCGCCTCGCGAACGGCGAGATCCACCCGGACCTGGAATTGATCTTCGCCGACCGTCACGAGGTCCGGCTGACGCCCGGGGGCGCCTTCGCCCGCCTCCTGGAGCGCGAGACGATCCGGGTGAACTCCCTGCACGGCCAGGGCATCCTGGAGCCGGGCGGCCGGATCGTGATCGAGGGCCTCGCCGAGGATGACACGGTCGAGGCGATCCGCGTCCGCGACGCGGCGGGCTTCGCGCTGGGCGTCCAGTGGCACGCCGAGCACGATCCGGCGACCAACCCGATCAACCGCACGCTGTTCGAGGCCTTCGGGGCCGCGGCGGCGACGCGGCACCGGGCGCGGCGGGCCGGCCGGGGATGA
- a CDS encoding SDR family NAD(P)-dependent oxidoreductase: MSLFDLTGKTALITGSSRGIGRAIALRMAEHGARVVISSRRREGCEAVVAEIEAAHGAGRAVAIPASISVKAELESLVAETESRLGPVDVLVCNAASNPYYGPLAGISDAQFRKILENNVLSNHWLIQMVAPGMVARRDGAIVIVSSIGALKGSPVIGAYNVSKAADLQLARNYAVEYGPANVRVNCLCPGLIRTDFARALWEDPEMLAATTDAAPLRRIGEPDEIAGAAVFLASAAGRFVTGQALVIDGGVTIAR, encoded by the coding sequence ATGTCGCTGTTCGACCTGACCGGCAAGACCGCTCTCATCACCGGCTCGTCGCGGGGCATCGGACGGGCGATCGCCCTGCGGATGGCCGAGCACGGCGCCCGGGTGGTGATCTCGTCGCGCAGGCGCGAGGGCTGCGAGGCGGTCGTGGCCGAGATCGAGGCCGCGCACGGCGCCGGCCGGGCGGTGGCGATTCCGGCCAGCATCTCGGTGAAGGCGGAGCTGGAATCCCTCGTGGCCGAGACCGAGAGCCGGCTCGGCCCGGTCGACGTGCTGGTCTGCAACGCCGCCAGCAATCCCTATTACGGGCCGCTGGCCGGCATCTCCGACGCGCAGTTCCGAAAAATCCTCGAGAACAACGTCCTGTCGAACCACTGGCTGATCCAGATGGTCGCCCCCGGCATGGTGGCGCGGCGGGACGGCGCGATCGTCATCGTCTCGTCGATCGGGGCGCTCAAGGGCTCGCCGGTGATCGGCGCCTACAACGTCTCGAAGGCCGCCGACCTCCAGCTCGCCCGCAACTACGCGGTGGAGTACGGGCCCGCCAACGTGCGGGTGAACTGCCTGTGCCCGGGGCTGATCCGCACCGACTTCGCCCGGGCGCTGTGGGAGGATCCCGAGATGCTGGCCGCCACCACGGACGCCGCCCCCTTGCGCCGGATCGGCGAGCCCGACGAGATCGCGGGCGCGGCCGTGTTCCTGGCCTCGGCGGCCGGCCGGTTCGTGACCGGCCAGGCGCTCGTGATCGACGGCGGCGTGACGATCGCGCGATGA
- a CDS encoding DUF1989 domain-containing protein, translating to MCQPTLCQADVQTIAPRSGVAFTLDRGQRLTVIDPCGEQVADLLAFNRHDTGEVISSGRTLDYASRIYLTTGDPLYSNRSKILLRILEDTVGRHDFLLTPCSADTFRIIYGDANPHRGCFGNLAAALAPYGIAPDAIPVAFNCFMNVPIDGATGALTVAPPLSRAGDRIVFVAETDLIIGLTACSALQSNNGSFKPIHYSVSA from the coding sequence ATGTGCCAACCCACCCTGTGCCAGGCCGACGTGCAGACGATCGCGCCGCGCTCCGGCGTCGCCTTCACGCTCGACCGGGGCCAGCGCCTCACGGTGATCGACCCGTGCGGGGAGCAGGTGGCCGACCTCCTCGCCTTCAACCGCCACGATACGGGAGAGGTGATCTCGTCGGGCCGGACCCTCGACTACGCCAGCCGGATCTACCTCACCACCGGCGACCCGCTCTACTCGAACCGCTCGAAGATCCTGCTGCGGATCCTCGAGGATACGGTCGGCCGGCACGATTTCCTGCTGACGCCGTGCTCGGCCGACACGTTCCGCATCATCTACGGCGACGCGAACCCGCATCGCGGCTGCTTCGGCAACCTCGCGGCGGCGCTCGCACCCTACGGCATCGCGCCGGACGCGATCCCGGTGGCGTTCAACTGCTTCATGAACGTGCCGATCGACGGCGCGACCGGGGCGCTCACCGTGGCGCCGCCCCTCAGCCGGGCGGGGGACCGGATCGTGTTCGTGGCCGAGACCGACCTGATCATCGGGCTCACCGCCTGCTCGGCCCTGCAGTCGAACAACGGCAGCTTCAAGCCGATCCACTACAGCGTGAGCGCCTAG
- a CDS encoding methyl-accepting chemotaxis protein has protein sequence MTPTQTSRPPADRAAPWQRLADLRLRHKLAAVMALVLLAIGALSALSFLDMRGSALEDRALMTKRLTEVAQSLLVHYEAQARTGQMPVADAQKAALAAITALRFGSEDYFFVLDDRGHLIANAFNAKNVGKQVVDQTDVPGGKRYFAEMVETAKRDGSGFVDYMKPRPGGSVPVEKVASVQMFKPWGWIVATGLYRDDVHAAVRDRAITIGLWSAGLALPILALLLLVGNGLSRPITRLTAAMRGLADGDLAVTVADQRRGDEVGAMARAVQVFKDALIAKRAADAAAVAENDAKMRRAQMLDTVTARFDAQVSALTQGLSAAAVEMEATAREMTRTAARTTDQSVRVAATSEQTSSNVQTVAAASEEMAASINEIASRVAQSSAMADRAGTDVAQTNALMQVLARGTDQISEVMGLIAGIAGQTNLLALNATIEAARAGEAGKGFAVVAGEVKALASQTARATETIATQIAAIQNETRQAVESMRTIGGTIDEMRTVALSVAAAMEEQGAATSEIVRNVTQAAQGTQAVSTDIADVRQAARETGAASDQVLSAAQELARYSTSLGQEVTTFLAAVKAA, from the coding sequence ATGACCCCCACGCAGACCAGCCGCCCGCCCGCCGACCGTGCCGCGCCGTGGCAGCGCCTCGCCGATCTCCGGCTTCGCCACAAGCTCGCGGCCGTGATGGCCCTGGTGCTCCTGGCCATCGGCGCCCTCAGCGCCCTGAGCTTCCTCGACATGCGCGGCTCGGCGCTCGAGGACCGCGCGCTGATGACCAAGCGCCTGACCGAGGTCGCGCAGAGCCTGCTCGTCCACTACGAGGCGCAGGCCCGGACAGGCCAGATGCCCGTCGCCGACGCGCAGAAGGCCGCGCTCGCGGCGATCACCGCCCTGCGCTTCGGCAGCGAGGACTACTTCTTCGTTCTCGACGACCGGGGCCACCTGATCGCCAACGCCTTCAACGCCAAGAACGTCGGCAAGCAGGTGGTGGACCAGACCGACGTCCCCGGCGGCAAGCGCTACTTCGCCGAGATGGTCGAGACCGCCAAGCGCGACGGCTCCGGCTTCGTCGACTACATGAAGCCGCGCCCCGGCGGGTCCGTGCCGGTGGAGAAGGTCGCGAGCGTGCAGATGTTCAAGCCGTGGGGCTGGATCGTCGCCACCGGCCTGTACCGGGACGACGTCCACGCGGCCGTGCGCGACCGCGCGATCACCATCGGCCTCTGGTCCGCCGGCCTCGCCCTGCCGATCCTGGCGCTGCTCCTGCTCGTCGGCAACGGCCTGTCGCGCCCGATCACCCGCCTGACCGCGGCGATGCGCGGCCTCGCGGACGGCGACCTCGCGGTGACGGTCGCCGACCAGCGCCGCGGCGACGAGGTCGGCGCCATGGCGCGCGCCGTCCAGGTGTTCAAGGACGCCCTGATCGCCAAGCGCGCCGCCGACGCGGCCGCCGTCGCGGAGAACGACGCGAAGATGCGCCGCGCCCAGATGCTCGACACGGTCACCGCCCGGTTCGACGCGCAGGTCAGCGCGCTGACGCAGGGCCTGTCGGCGGCAGCGGTGGAGATGGAGGCCACGGCCCGGGAGATGACGCGCACCGCCGCGCGGACCACCGACCAGTCGGTGCGCGTCGCCGCGACCTCCGAGCAGACCTCCAGCAACGTGCAGACCGTGGCGGCGGCCAGCGAGGAGATGGCCGCCTCGATCAACGAGATCGCGTCCCGCGTCGCCCAGTCTTCCGCGATGGCCGACCGGGCCGGCACGGACGTGGCCCAGACCAACGCCCTGATGCAGGTGCTCGCCCGCGGCACGGACCAGATCAGCGAGGTGATGGGCCTGATCGCCGGGATCGCCGGGCAGACCAACCTGCTGGCCCTCAACGCCACCATCGAGGCCGCGCGCGCCGGCGAGGCCGGCAAGGGCTTCGCCGTGGTGGCGGGCGAGGTGAAGGCTCTGGCCTCGCAGACGGCCCGGGCGACCGAGACCATCGCGACGCAGATCGCCGCCATCCAGAACGAGACCCGCCAGGCGGTCGAGTCGATGCGGACGATCGGCGGCACGATCGACGAGATGCGCACGGTGGCGCTCAGCGTGGCCGCCGCCATGGAGGAGCAGGGCGCGGCGACGAGCGAGATCGTCCGCAACGTCACCCAGGCGGCGCAGGGCACCCAGGCGGTGAGCACCGACATCGCCGACGTCCGGCAGGCGGCCCGCGAGACCGGCGCGGCCTCCGACCAGGTGCTCAGCGCCGCGCAGGAGCTGGCCCGCTACTCGACGAGCCTCGGCCAGGAGGTCACGACCTTCCTGGCCGCCGTGAAGGCCGCCTGA
- a CDS encoding NAD(P)/FAD-dependent oxidoreductase, producing MARDSERVLIVGAGLAALRGAEALREAGFSGPLTIVGDEPHRPYDRPPLSKHVLTGAIPADATTLPGVGALAAEWQLGSAARRLDRQARTVGLADGRILPYDRLLIATGTRARPWANPHEGRLAGVFTLRGRDDAAALRRALAAGPDHVLVIGAGFIGCEVASLCRQLDLPVTLVEPGLTPLARILGSTVGAFIGAIHEGHGVALRCGREVEWLEGRDGRLARAHLVDGSSLAADVAVIALGAVRNTEWLDGSGLSADPGGVDCDARGHVLDTEGRPDPHIAAAGDVARFPHPLYDGRRVALEHWSHAAAQGVHAGRLLAGAEPEVAYGALPTFWSTQGDLVVKSVGLTEGADAVAITQGDPAAGRFVATYGRDGRCIAAVAVDSARWLPAHAELVEARAPFPPEDAATDRPKRVTVHEPGFP from the coding sequence ATGGCGCGCGATTCCGAGCGCGTCCTGATCGTCGGCGCCGGCCTCGCGGCCCTGCGCGGGGCCGAGGCCCTGCGCGAAGCGGGCTTCTCCGGCCCGCTGACGATCGTCGGCGACGAGCCGCACCGGCCCTACGACCGGCCGCCGCTCTCGAAGCACGTCCTCACCGGCGCGATCCCCGCGGATGCCACGACCCTGCCGGGGGTCGGCGCCCTCGCGGCGGAGTGGCAGCTCGGCAGCGCGGCGCGGCGCCTCGACCGGCAGGCGCGCACGGTCGGCCTCGCGGACGGGCGGATCCTCCCCTACGACCGCCTGCTCATCGCCACCGGCACCCGCGCCCGGCCCTGGGCGAACCCGCACGAGGGCCGCCTCGCCGGCGTCTTCACCCTGCGCGGGCGGGACGACGCCGCCGCCCTGCGGCGGGCGCTGGCCGCCGGCCCCGACCACGTGCTGGTGATCGGCGCCGGCTTCATCGGCTGCGAGGTCGCGAGCCTGTGCCGGCAGCTCGACCTCCCTGTCACCCTGGTCGAGCCCGGCCTGACGCCGCTGGCCCGCATCCTCGGCAGCACCGTCGGGGCGTTCATCGGCGCGATCCACGAGGGCCACGGGGTCGCGCTGCGCTGCGGCCGCGAGGTCGAGTGGCTGGAGGGTCGGGACGGCCGGCTGGCGCGCGCCCACTTGGTCGACGGCAGCAGCCTCGCGGCCGACGTCGCCGTCATCGCCCTGGGGGCCGTGCGCAACACCGAGTGGCTCGACGGGTCCGGCCTGTCGGCGGATCCGGGCGGGGTCGATTGCGACGCGCGCGGCCACGTCCTCGATACCGAGGGCCGGCCCGACCCGCACATCGCCGCCGCCGGCGACGTGGCGCGCTTCCCCCACCCCCTCTACGACGGCCGGCGCGTCGCCCTGGAGCACTGGAGCCACGCGGCGGCGCAGGGCGTCCATGCCGGCCGGCTCCTCGCCGGCGCGGAGCCTGAAGTCGCTTACGGCGCCCTGCCGACCTTCTGGTCGACGCAGGGCGACCTCGTGGTGAAATCCGTCGGCCTGACCGAGGGCGCCGACGCGGTGGCGATCACGCAGGGCGATCCGGCGGCCGGCCGCTTCGTCGCCACCTACGGCCGCGACGGGCGCTGCATCGCGGCGGTCGCGGTGGATTCCGCCCGCTGGCTGCCGGCCCATGCCGAGCTCGTGGAGGCTCGCGCGCCGTTCCCGCCCGAGGACGCCGCGACCGACCGGCCGAAGCGCGTCACGGTCCACGAGCCGGGTTTTCCGTAA
- the gntA gene encoding guanitoxin biosynthesis heme-dependent pre-guanitoxin N-hydroxylase GntA, with protein sequence MHLPRDDREHPRAEAFRDFIRNPPFPCVGAKSALSRGRMRIVVARDITSGWDDMRIYPALLAFVAQYRAQPDLFQSFAVVFEGPGDLSEEAFEHNLWARAQSLTDKDAWLGQPHDARVAEDPDNPHFSLSFGGEAFFVVGLHPQASRPARRFSSPVLVFNLHAQFERLRAEGRYEKLRAAILERDEALAGSVNPMLARHGEASEARQYSGRAVDADWRCPMKGRPAPAPEARDWNPPALPFDCGLPGSGA encoded by the coding sequence ATGCATCTCCCCCGCGACGACCGAGAGCACCCCCGTGCCGAGGCCTTCCGCGACTTCATCCGGAACCCGCCCTTCCCCTGCGTGGGCGCCAAGTCGGCCCTGTCCCGCGGGCGGATGCGGATCGTGGTGGCCCGGGACATCACCTCGGGCTGGGACGACATGCGGATCTACCCGGCGCTGCTCGCCTTCGTGGCGCAGTACCGGGCGCAGCCCGACCTGTTCCAGAGCTTCGCGGTCGTGTTCGAGGGGCCGGGCGACCTCTCGGAGGAGGCGTTCGAGCACAACCTCTGGGCGCGCGCGCAATCCCTGACCGACAAGGACGCCTGGCTCGGCCAGCCCCACGATGCCCGCGTGGCCGAGGATCCCGACAACCCGCACTTCTCCCTGAGCTTCGGCGGCGAGGCGTTCTTCGTCGTCGGGCTGCACCCGCAGGCGAGCCGGCCGGCGCGGCGCTTCTCGTCGCCGGTCCTGGTCTTCAACCTGCACGCGCAGTTCGAGCGGTTGCGGGCGGAGGGACGCTACGAGAAGCTGCGCGCCGCGATCCTGGAGCGCGACGAGGCCCTCGCTGGCAGCGTGAACCCGATGCTGGCGCGCCACGGCGAGGCCTCGGAGGCGCGCCAGTACAGCGGCCGCGCGGTCGACGCGGACTGGCGCTGCCCGATGAAGGGCCGACCGGCGCCGGCCCCGGAGGCCCGGGACTGGAACCCGCCGGCCCTGCCCTTCGATTGCGGGCTGCCGGGCAGCGGCGCCTGA